TGGTGATCGGCACGAACATCGCGCGGGCGTTCGCGCTCGTGGGGGCGCTGTCGATCGTCCGGTTCCGCACGGTGGTCGAAGACACGCGCGATACCGCGTTCGTGATATTCGCGGTCGTGGTCGGAATGGCTGCGGGGGCCGGTGCGTATCTCGTTGCGGCGGTTGGCATTCCGATTGTGGGGTTCGTCGCGTGGCTACTGGCTTACTGGGGCCGAAGTGGTGAGAAGGCGGTCCCCAAAGTGCAAATGCGCCCCGCGACAACGGTTGTGGTTCGCACCGGGATCGGACTCGATCTGACGGAGGCGCTAACAACGACCTTCGCGAAGCACGCCGAGGGCGTGGAACTGACCGCGGTCGTCACGGTGCGACAAGGGACGGCGCTCGACCTAACGTACACGTTGCGCCTGCGCGAGGGCGCTGCGCCGCTCGCGTTAATCGGCGATCTGAACCGTACCGAGGGTGTGCAGGGCGCGGAATGGAAGGCCGAATCCAAGCGCGATTAGACGTCGGTTGATCTAATGATTGGCTATCGGGCGGGGCTACAGTGCCTCGCCCGTTTTCGTT
The Gemmata palustris DNA segment above includes these coding regions:
- a CDS encoding DUF4956 domain-containing protein; translated protein: MPKHAGEATNPFTDTVQPEPPPLTPEDIALRLTLAALFGIAAGLAYFLTQRKTRAQAASFVATMVLLAILLGMVSMVIGTNIARAFALVGALSIVRFRTVVEDTRDTAFVIFAVVVGMAAGAGAYLVAAVGIPIVGFVAWLLAYWGRSGEKAVPKVQMRPATTVVVRTGIGLDLTEALTTTFAKHAEGVELTAVVTVRQGTALDLTYTLRLREGAAPLALIGDLNRTEGVQGAEWKAESKRD